A DNA window from Theobroma cacao cultivar B97-61/B2 chromosome 5, Criollo_cocoa_genome_V2, whole genome shotgun sequence contains the following coding sequences:
- the LOC18597865 gene encoding E3 ubiquitin-protein ligase SGR9, amyloplastic translates to MMMEEETTMMAALSTLGPSQLSDLSYSILSLSFHQRRRLCFLLSSPCLFSLTLHHLHSLSLPNKTLLIARHLLFSLHHITRHFQPPPLRPIQFSAAMKHRDLDAVLLLLFLCETHQHNPKALQRPHAEWRKVLSNICSDTMLRITGITSVFDGAALIPYIEMVTRCRRFVGILGCGGKEGREVAASPVAVVALPTVEVRRGGVECVICKEEMREGRDVCKLPCQHLFHWMCILPWLKKKNTCPCCRFQLPCDDIFDEIHRLWGVLVKASGKSLDGEWT, encoded by the coding sequence ATGATGATGGAAGAAGAGACAACTATGATGGCGGCACTCTCTACCCTCGGCCCTTCTCAACTCTCAGATCTCAGCTACTCCATCCTCTCCCTCTCTTTCCACCAACGCCGACGCCTTTGTTTCCTCCTTTCCTCCCCTTGTCTCTTCTCTCTCACCCTCCACCACCTTCACTCTCTCTCCCTTCCCAACAAAACCCTTCTCATTGCCCGCCACCTCCTCTTTTCCCTCCACCATATCACACGGCACTTCCAGCCTCCGCCACTACGTCCGATACAGTTTTCCGCCGCCATGAAACACCGTGACCTTGACGCCGTGCTCCTCCTCCTCTTTCTTTGTGAAACACACCAACATAACCCAAAAGCGCTCCAGAGACCCCACGCTGAATGGCGCAAAGTCTTAAGTAACATCTGCTCTGATACTATGTTAAGGATCACTGGTATTACCAGTGTCTTTGATGGAGCTGCTTTGATTCCGTACATCGAAATGGTGACAAGGTGTAGAAGGTTCGTTGGAATATTGGGTTGTGGCGGGAAGGAGGGAAGAGAGGTGGCGGCATCACCGGTAGCAGTGGTGGCTTTGCCAACGGTGGAGGTGAGACGGGGTGGAGTTGAGTGTGTGATATGCAAGGAGGAAATGAGAGAAGGAAGAGACGTTTGTAAGTTGCCATGCCAGCACTTGTTTCACTGGATGTGCATATTGCCTTGgctgaagaagaagaacacgTGCCCCTGCTGCAGGTTCCAGCTTCCCTGTGATGACATATTTGATGAGATCCATCGGCTGTGGGGAGTCCTGGTCAAGGCGAGTGGCAAAAGTCTTGATGGAGAATGGACATGA
- the LOC18597870 gene encoding thylakoid membrane protein TERC, chloroplastic isoform X3 yields MEQEDLSTEGERIASYSYADSEEKLQENETYASSVKTVALWVCAAVAFGVGLGLKEGVGPASEYFAGYILEQSLSVDNLFVFVLIFKYFKVPHMYQNRVLSYGIAGAVIFRLSLILLGTATLQRFEIVNLLLAAVLLFTSFKLFSDDDEDDSDLSNNFIVKTCRRFIPVTTNYDGNRFITKQDGNWIATPLLLTVAVIELSDIAFAVDSIPAVFGVTRDPFIVFSSNLFAILGLRSLYTLIAEGMADLEYLQPSIGVVLGFIGCKMILDFFGFHISTEASLGFVAASLGAGVLLSLAKKADLL; encoded by the exons ATGGAGCAGGAGGATTTATCGACag AAGGGGAGAGGATAGCTTCGTATTCATATGCTGATTCAGAGGAGAAACTTCAGGAAAATGAAACTTATGCATCGTCTGTTAAAACTGTTGCTCTGTGG GTCTGCGCCGCCGTGGCTTTTGGAGTTGGTCTGGGATTGAAGGAGGGAGTTGGCCCGGCATCAGAATACTTTGCTGG GTACATATTGGAGCAAAGTTTGTCAGTGGACAATTTATTTGTCTTTGTTCTGATTTTCAAGTACTTCAAAGTGCCACATATGTATCAG AACCGGGTACTATCTTATGGTATTGCTGGTGCAGTCATCTTCCGTTTGTCATTAATACTGCTTGGAACAGCCACCCTTCAG AGGTTTGAGATTGTCAACCTACTACTGGCTGCTGTACTCCTCTTCACATCTTTCAAG CTATTTTCTGATGACGATGAGGATGACAGTGATCTGTCCAACAACTTCATAGTGAAGACATGCCGGAGATTTATCCCTGTcacaa CTAATTATGATGGTAATAGATTTATAACAAAACAGGATGGCAATTGGATA GCCACTCCTTTGCTTCTCACAGTAGCGGTTATTGAGCTCAGTGACATAGCCTTTGCT gTTGACTCAATACCAGCTGTTTTCGGTGTTACACGGGATCCTTTCATAGTTTTTTCATCTAATCTCTTTGCTATCTTAG GTTTAAGGTCACTTTACACACTCATTGCTGAGGGTATGGCAGATTTGGAATATCTACAG CCTTCCATTGGAGTTGTTCTAGGTTTCATTGGGTGCAAAATGATCCTTGATTTCTTTG GATTTCATATATCTACAGAGGCATCACTTGGTTTTGTAGCGGCAAGTCTTGGTGCTGGAGTGCTGTTGAGTTTAGCTAAGAAGGCTGACTTGCTGTAA
- the LOC18597863 gene encoding pentatricopeptide repeat-containing protein At2g37310 — MRIANPLLNKLQPPPTTFTSKTQESLRTLHPSNTNLNYGAYGHLIQHFTDHSHPRQAKQLHARIVFSSVTPDNFLASKLISFYSKINHLPQAHHLFDKIANKNTFSFNALLIAYSQHNMFADTLRLFSSVDNVIRPDNYTVTCLLKALSGSFCDKRLAKEVHCFVLRGGFNEDIFVSNGLITYYSKCEEFGLARIVFDKMGERDIVSWNSMISGYSHGGFYEECKALYREMVDSLECRPNGVTVLSVLQACGQSNDLILGMEVHQFIVENRIEMDVSVCNALIGLYAKCGSLDYARELFEGMSDKDEVTYGALIYGYMFHGFSDKAMELFCELKLPGLSTWNSVISGLFQNKQYDRILDLVREMQSCGFRPNTVTLSSILPTFSYFSNLKGGKEIHAYAVRNNYDRSIYVATALIDTYAKLGFLCGAQRVFDQSKCRSLIIWTAIIATYSAHGDVNAALGYFHEMLNNGIQPDPVTFTAVLSACAHSGMVDEAQKIFDAMLEEYGISPSVEHYACMVGVLSRAGRLSEAKEFISKMPIEPSAKVWGALLNGASVCADAELGKFICDRLFEMEPENTGNYIIMANLFSKAGRWKEADMIREKMRNAGLKKIPGASWIETSGGLQSFIAKDRSSERTEEIYVLLEGLLGLMKEEGYTLHDEYDEENVYV, encoded by the coding sequence ATGAGGATCGCAAACCCATTGTTGAACAAACTTCAACCGCCGCCAACTACCTTTACCTCCAAAACCCAGGAATCTCTCCGAACTCTACACCCATCCAATACCAATCTCAACTATGGTGCGTATGGTCACCTCATCCAACATTTCACCGACCACAGCCACCCTCGCCAAGCCAAGCAACTCCACGCGCGTATCGTTTTCTCTTCAGTCACCCCCGACAACTTCCTCGCTTCGAAACTCATATCTTTTTACTCTAAAATCAACCATCTTCCCCAAGCTCACCACTTGTTCGACAAAATTGCCAACAAGAATACTTTCTCTTTTAACGCCTTGCTTATCGCTTATTCCCAACATAACATGTTTGCTGACACCTTAAGGTTGTTCTCGAGTGTTGATAACGTTATTAGGCCCGATAATTATACCGTTACGTGCTTATTAAAGGCGTTGTCGGGTTCATTCTGTGATAAAAGGTTGGCTAAGGAGGTTCATTGCTTTGTTTTGCGAGGTGGGTTCAATGAGGATATTTTTGTTTCCAACGGGTTGATAACGTACTATTCGAAATGCGAGGAATTTGGCTTGGCGAGGATAGTCTTTGATAAAATGGGTGAAAGAGATATTGTGTCGTGGAATTCAATGATTTCTGGGTACTCTCATGGAGGGTTTTATGAGGAATGTAAGGCATTGTATAGAGAAATGGTGGATAGTTTAGAATGTAGGCCTAATGGGGTGACTGTACTTAGTGTTTTGCAAGCGTGTGGACAGTCGAATGATCTAATTTTAGGAATGGAAGTTCATCAGTTTATAGTTGAGAATCGGATCGAGATGGATGTTTCAGTTTGTAATGCTTTGATTGGATTATATGCGAAATGCGGGAGCTTGGATTATGCTAGAGAGTTATTTGAGGGTATGAGTGATAAAGATGAAGTTACTTATGGTGCGCTTATTTATGGTTATATGTTTCACGGGTTCAGTGACAAAGCTATGGAGCTTTTCTGTGAATTGAAACTCCCAGGATTGAGTACATGGAATTCTGTAATTTCAGGTTTGTTTCAGAACAAACAGTATGATAGGATTTTGGATTTAGTTCGGGAAATGCAATCGTGTGGTTTTAGACCCAATACTGTGACACTTTCAAGCATTCTTCCTaccttttcatatttttcaaatctgAAAGGAGGGAAAGAGATACATGCTTATGCTGTTAGAAACAACTATGATCGTAGCATCTATGTTGCGACTGCCCTTATTGATACTTATGCAAAGTTAGGATTTCTTTGTGGGGCACAACGTGTTTTTGATCAATCAAAATGTAGGAGTTTGATCATTTGGACAGCAATAATTGCGACATATTCTGCTCATGGAGATGTTAATGCAGCTCTAGGTTATTTTCACGAGATGCTTAATAATGGAATTCAGCCAGATCCCGTTACATTCACTGCAGTGCTGTCTGCTTGTGCTCATTCTGGAATGGTAGATGAAGCGCAGAAGATCTTTGATGCCATGCTTGAAGAATATGGCATTTCACCATCAGTCGAGCATTATGCTTGTATGGTAGGGGTTCTAAGCCGAGCAGGGAGGCTCTCTGAAGCAAAagaatttatttctaaaatgcCGATTGAACCTAGTGCTAAGGTTTGGGGTGCTTTGCTAAATGGGGCTTCGGTTTGTGCTGATGCTGAACTTGGGAAGTTTATTTGTGATCGTTTGTTTGAGATGGAGCCTGAGAACACTGGAAATTATATCATTATggcaaatttattttcaaaagctGGCAGATGGAAAGAAGCTGATATGATCAGGGAAAAGATGAGGAATGCTGGGTTAAAGAAAATCCCAGGCGCTAGTTGGATTGAAACTAGTGGGGGATTACAAAGCTTTATTGCAAAGGATAGATCAAGTGAAAGAACTGAAGAGATATATGTTTTGTTAGAAGGGTTGCTTGGTTTGATGAAGGAAGAAGGGTATACTTTGCATGATGAGTATGATGAGGAGAATGTTTAtgtttga
- the LOC18597867 gene encoding F-box protein SKIP23, with the protein MKNAKADWKNLPTLPLFLILQKLDVPDNLVRFGVVCKYWHSVFNNFLDSKRRSSLTLVPMLLIPSKKRNIGRKLYSLQAKAKIYSIGLPESHTKRSFSCCYGWLAAVDKKLVITLLNPFKGGITIDLPEIEIETYQRSSLGYQHDIKKVFLSVDPLLHPDDYIVVTIYSIYSKLAFYKPGQRSWIYLDKNIMLIHDVIFYKNLVYAIGSWNKIVSFDVNIDNLDDTWKSPNLKTVISAQYQRLKDYIYRAHLFESSKGDLFSIYREWGVVDDNDHLVRFTKNFKVYKLVLDDQSGELLEEKEVKNINGDIVFVGNNQTLVVSALDFPEAQPNSIYFTDDYFIGSYYKPYGPRDIGFFNLKNGSMGKHYQFEPQHTFLSPYIWILPSVKFKLSSA; encoded by the coding sequence ATGAAGAATGCTAAAGCGGATTGGAAAAATCTCCCAACACTCCCTCTGTTTTTGATTCTTCAGAAATTAGATGTTCCCGACAATCTGGTTCGATTCGGTGTTGTCTGTAAGTATTGGCATTCCGtcttcaataattttcttgACTCAAAAAGACGATCATCACTTACTCTAGTTCCCATGTTGTTGATTCCATCTAAAAAGAGAAACATAGGTCGAAAATTATACAGCCTACAAGCCAAAGCAAAAATCTACAGCATTGGGTTACCAGAGTCTCATACGAAGAGATCTTTTAGTTGTTGTTATGGTTGGTTAGCTGCTGTGGACAAGAAGTTGGTTATAACCCttttaaatccttttaaagGTGGGATCACAATTGATCTCCCCGAGATTGAGATTGAAACCTATCAGAGAAGCTCATTAGGCTACCAACATGACattaaaaaggtttttttGTCAGTTGACCCTTTATTGCATCCGGATGATTATATTGTCGTGACTATCTATAGCATTTATTCTAAATTAGCCTTCTATAAACCCGGACAAAGAAGTTGGATATAtctagataaaaatattatgcttATCCATgatgtaatattttataaaaatttggtTTATGCTATTGGATCTTGGAATAAGATAGTCTCTTTTGATGTTAATATTGATAATCTCGACGACACTTGGAAGTCACCAAATTTGAAGACAGTCATATCAGCACAATATCAAAGGTTAAAGGATTATATATATCGAGCACATCTTTTTGAATCATCTAAGGGAGATTTATTCTCTATTTATAGGGAATGGGGTGTTGTTGATGACAATGATCATCTTGTACGATTTACTAAGAATTTCAAGGTTTACAAGTTAGTTTTGGATGATCAAAGTGGTGAATTGTTAGAGGAAAAGGaggtaaaaaatataaatgggGATATAGTGTTTGTTGGTAATAACCAGACTTTGGTTGTCTCTGCTTTAGATTTTCCTGAAGCCCAACCTAATTCTATATACTTCACAGATGATTATTTCATTGGATCATACTATAAGCCATATGGTCCTCGAGATATTGGTTTCTTCAACCTAAAAAATGGAAGCATGGGAAAACATTATCAATTCGAACCTCAGCACACATTTCTATCTCCATATATTTGGATCTTACCATcagttaaatttaaattaagcTCGGCGTAA
- the LOC18597869 gene encoding protein MODIFIER OF SNC1 11 yields MATTTEKPVATATTTTTTAPAPVAAANSSAEPNPKKTVDSAPPSTGKSDPPSAVAPAAAEVSLKESEGSKITGTTVSSVAGDSGGSVNDIQKKIRRAERFGVPVQLSEQEKRNSRAERFGTAPSSNGSEAAKQSEELKRKARAERFGLAVPSAATTDEEAKKKARLARFAPYSKTDSVEEEKRKARAIRFSNPPSGSLPQVNGKGNLDPEAPIAGKAGGGP; encoded by the exons ATGGCAACCACCACCGAGAAACCCGTCGCTACCGcaaccaccaccaccaccaccgcTCCCGCACCCGTCGCTGCTGCTAATTCGTCGGCAGAACCAAACCCTAAGAAGACCGTGGATTCCGCGCCACCTTCCACGGGTAAGTCAGATCCTCCAAGCGCTGTCGCTCCCGCCGCTGCTGAGGTATCTTTGAAAGAGAGTGAGGGCTCGAAGATCACCGGGACGACTGTGAGCTCCGTCGCAGGTGATAGCGGCGGTTCCGTTAACGATATCCAGAAGAAGATTCGCCGAGCTGAGCGTTTCGGCGTTCCTGTCCAGTTGTCTGAGCAAGAGAAGCGTAATTCTAGGGCCGAGAG GTTTGGCACTGCACCCAGCTCGAATGGATCTGAAGCAGCTAAGCAATCAGAGGAGCTGAAGAGGAAGGCTAGAGCAGAGAG GTTTGGGCTTGCGGTACCCTCTGCGGCTACTACTGATGAGGAGGCAAAGAAGAAAGCTCGTCTTGCTAGATTTGCACCATATTCCAAAACTGATTCagtggaagaagaaaaaagaaaagcaaggGCAATCAG GTTTTCGAATCCTCCGTCAGGTTCTTTACCCCAGGTGAATGGCAAGGGAAATCTGGATCCA GAGGCTCCTATTGCTGGAAAGGCTGGTGGAGGACCCTAA
- the LOC18597868 gene encoding LOW QUALITY PROTEIN: probable protein phosphatase 2C 38 (The sequence of the model RefSeq protein was modified relative to this genomic sequence to represent the inferred CDS: substituted 1 base at 1 genomic stop codon), with protein MIKSCWKPTVEGDSGRVDGLLWYKDLGQHVYGEFSMAVIQANSLLEDQSQLESGPLSSSSSGPYGIFIGVYDGHGGPEASRFINDNLFCNLKSFVSEHQEISINVLRKAFSATEENFLSLVRKQWLGKPQMASVGSCCLTGAICNGLLYIANVGDSRVVLGRAERGTREVIAMQLSTEHNASIDAVRDELRSLHHHDPQIVVMKHKVWRVKGLIQISRSIGDAYLKKAEFNKEPLLPKFRLPESFQKPILSAEPSLLVHKLHPDDQFLIFASDGLWEHLSNQEAVKIVQTSPRNGIARRLVKAALKEAAKKREMRYSDLKKIDRGVRRHFHDDITVIVVFLDPHLINGGSSYSSPLSIXGGVGLPAAAAVS; from the exons atgattaaatcCTGTTGGAAACCAACTGTTGAGGGCGATTCCGGCCGTGTTGATGGTTTGTTGTGGTATAAAGATTTGGGGCAACATGTTTATGGAGAATTTTCAATGGCTGTGATTCAAGCCAATAGTTTGTTGGAGGATCAAAGCCAGCTCGAATCAGGGCCGTTGAGTTCGAGTAGTTCTGGTCCTTATGGGATTTTCATCGGTGTATATGATGGACATGGTGGACCTGAGGCTTCCCGCTTCATCAATGACAACCTTTTCTGCAATCTTAAGT CATTTGTGTCTGAGCATCAAGAGATATCAATAAATGTTCTCCGAAAGGCCTTCTCTGCAACAGAAGAGAATTTTCTTTCCCTTGTGAGGAAACAGTGGCTTGGGAAGCCGCAGATGGCGTCGGTAGGATCTTGCTGTTTGACGGGAGCGATTTGCAATGGACTGCTATACATTGCAAATGTTGGAGATTCCAGAGTAGTCTTAGGCAGAGCAGAAAGAGGAACTAGGGAAGTTATTGCAATGCAATTATCGACTGAACACAATGCAAGTATAGATGCCGTAAGAGATGAGCTTCGGTCATTGCATCACCATGATCCACAGATTGTTGTGATGAAACACAAAGTTTGGCGTGTGAAGGGCCTGATACAG ATTTCTAGATCAATTGGTGATGCATATCTAAAGAAAGCAGAGTTCAACAAAGAACCTCTCCTGCCTAAATTTAGACTGCCTGAATCCTTCCAAAAGCCAATCCTTAGTGCGGAGCCATCATTGTTAGTACACAAGCTCCACCCTGACGATCAATTTCTCATCTTTGCTTCTGATGGTCTGTGGGAGCACCTTAGCAACCAGGAGGCTGTCAAAATTGTTCAGACTAGCCCACGAAAT GGAATTGCCAGGAGACTTGTTAAAGCTGCACTTAAGGAAGcagcaaagaaaagagaaatgagATACTCAGACCTGAAGAAGATTGATCGAGGGGTCAGGAGACATTTCCATGATGATATCACAGTCATCGTCGTGTTTCTAGATCCCCATCTGATCAATGGGGGCTCCTCCTACAGCTCTCCGTTATCGATATAAGGTGGAGTAGGACTccctgctgctgctgctgtcTCATAG
- the LOC18597870 gene encoding thylakoid membrane protein TERC, chloroplastic isoform X2, whose amino-acid sequence MGLASAVHHGGGIRIALNFDRRVAPISPPVQAPRWTKLRFDHPRLSTIQSVINIRRTQYFPVVCSRGMEQEDLSTEGERIASYSYADSEEKLQENETYASSVKTVALWVCAAVAFGVGLGLKEGVGPASEYFAGYILEQSLSVDNLFVFVLIFKYFKVPHMYQNRVLSYGIAGAVIFRLSLILLGTATLQRFEIVNLLLAAVLLFTSFKLFSDDDEDDSDLSNNFIVKTCRRFIPVTTNYDGNRFITKQDGNWIATPLLLTVAVIELSDIAFAVDSIPAVFGVTRDPFIVFSSNLFAILGLRSLYTLIAEGMADLEYLQPSIGVVLGFIGCKMILDFFGFHISTEASLGFVAASLGAGVLLSLAKKADLL is encoded by the exons ATGGGTTTAGCTTCAGCCGTTCACCACGGCGGTGGCATTCGAATCGCTCTCAATTTTGATCGCAGGGTTGCGCCAATCTCGCCTCCGGTTCAAGCTCCCAGATGGACCAAGCTCCGGTTCGATCATCCTCGTCTCTCTACTATTCAATCAG TTATCAATATCCGCCGCACGCAATACTTCCCGGTCGTCTGCTCCAGAGGAATGGAGCAGGAGGATTTATCGACag AAGGGGAGAGGATAGCTTCGTATTCATATGCTGATTCAGAGGAGAAACTTCAGGAAAATGAAACTTATGCATCGTCTGTTAAAACTGTTGCTCTGTGG GTCTGCGCCGCCGTGGCTTTTGGAGTTGGTCTGGGATTGAAGGAGGGAGTTGGCCCGGCATCAGAATACTTTGCTGG GTACATATTGGAGCAAAGTTTGTCAGTGGACAATTTATTTGTCTTTGTTCTGATTTTCAAGTACTTCAAAGTGCCACATATGTATCAG AACCGGGTACTATCTTATGGTATTGCTGGTGCAGTCATCTTCCGTTTGTCATTAATACTGCTTGGAACAGCCACCCTTCAG AGGTTTGAGATTGTCAACCTACTACTGGCTGCTGTACTCCTCTTCACATCTTTCAAG CTATTTTCTGATGACGATGAGGATGACAGTGATCTGTCCAACAACTTCATAGTGAAGACATGCCGGAGATTTATCCCTGTcacaa CTAATTATGATGGTAATAGATTTATAACAAAACAGGATGGCAATTGGATA GCCACTCCTTTGCTTCTCACAGTAGCGGTTATTGAGCTCAGTGACATAGCCTTTGCT gTTGACTCAATACCAGCTGTTTTCGGTGTTACACGGGATCCTTTCATAGTTTTTTCATCTAATCTCTTTGCTATCTTAG GTTTAAGGTCACTTTACACACTCATTGCTGAGGGTATGGCAGATTTGGAATATCTACAG CCTTCCATTGGAGTTGTTCTAGGTTTCATTGGGTGCAAAATGATCCTTGATTTCTTTG GATTTCATATATCTACAGAGGCATCACTTGGTTTTGTAGCGGCAAGTCTTGGTGCTGGAGTGCTGTTGAGTTTAGCTAAGAAGGCTGACTTGCTGTAA
- the LOC18597870 gene encoding thylakoid membrane protein TERC, chloroplastic isoform X1: MGLASAVHHGGGIRIALNFDRRVAPISPPVQAPRWTKLRFDHPRLSTIQSVINIRRTQYFPVVCSRGMEQEDLSTAEGERIASYSYADSEEKLQENETYASSVKTVALWVCAAVAFGVGLGLKEGVGPASEYFAGYILEQSLSVDNLFVFVLIFKYFKVPHMYQNRVLSYGIAGAVIFRLSLILLGTATLQRFEIVNLLLAAVLLFTSFKLFSDDDEDDSDLSNNFIVKTCRRFIPVTTNYDGNRFITKQDGNWIATPLLLTVAVIELSDIAFAVDSIPAVFGVTRDPFIVFSSNLFAILGLRSLYTLIAEGMADLEYLQPSIGVVLGFIGCKMILDFFGFHISTEASLGFVAASLGAGVLLSLAKKADLL; encoded by the exons ATGGGTTTAGCTTCAGCCGTTCACCACGGCGGTGGCATTCGAATCGCTCTCAATTTTGATCGCAGGGTTGCGCCAATCTCGCCTCCGGTTCAAGCTCCCAGATGGACCAAGCTCCGGTTCGATCATCCTCGTCTCTCTACTATTCAATCAG TTATCAATATCCGCCGCACGCAATACTTCCCGGTCGTCTGCTCCAGAGGAATGGAGCAGGAGGATTTATCGACag CAGAAGGGGAGAGGATAGCTTCGTATTCATATGCTGATTCAGAGGAGAAACTTCAGGAAAATGAAACTTATGCATCGTCTGTTAAAACTGTTGCTCTGTGG GTCTGCGCCGCCGTGGCTTTTGGAGTTGGTCTGGGATTGAAGGAGGGAGTTGGCCCGGCATCAGAATACTTTGCTGG GTACATATTGGAGCAAAGTTTGTCAGTGGACAATTTATTTGTCTTTGTTCTGATTTTCAAGTACTTCAAAGTGCCACATATGTATCAG AACCGGGTACTATCTTATGGTATTGCTGGTGCAGTCATCTTCCGTTTGTCATTAATACTGCTTGGAACAGCCACCCTTCAG AGGTTTGAGATTGTCAACCTACTACTGGCTGCTGTACTCCTCTTCACATCTTTCAAG CTATTTTCTGATGACGATGAGGATGACAGTGATCTGTCCAACAACTTCATAGTGAAGACATGCCGGAGATTTATCCCTGTcacaa CTAATTATGATGGTAATAGATTTATAACAAAACAGGATGGCAATTGGATA GCCACTCCTTTGCTTCTCACAGTAGCGGTTATTGAGCTCAGTGACATAGCCTTTGCT gTTGACTCAATACCAGCTGTTTTCGGTGTTACACGGGATCCTTTCATAGTTTTTTCATCTAATCTCTTTGCTATCTTAG GTTTAAGGTCACTTTACACACTCATTGCTGAGGGTATGGCAGATTTGGAATATCTACAG CCTTCCATTGGAGTTGTTCTAGGTTTCATTGGGTGCAAAATGATCCTTGATTTCTTTG GATTTCATATATCTACAGAGGCATCACTTGGTTTTGTAGCGGCAAGTCTTGGTGCTGGAGTGCTGTTGAGTTTAGCTAAGAAGGCTGACTTGCTGTAA
- the LOC18597866 gene encoding suppressor protein SRP40 — protein sequence MIACNKEDNKWSERKMEGDDGLRTVECLRGRLLAERQASRTAKEDAELMGNKLIELENKLKEETELRNKAEKRLKLLKKKLESLKKLPSLEESEQSSSSENCAVSSVSSTSTSGAKDPEESASKSQNAVPEISKNVEENASDTTTSIKSLQIPFSEENATSPGTAQSDSKDSSHKKSSGTSSSNPEDPKIGDTSSSSLKASTMEIDMKGRNENYEDDDYVDNSMALVPLKLPETKLAPEIKIVSKSIGEVLDTLRHARERIQNSMERRQMIRVGPS from the exons ATGATTGCTTGCAACAAGGAAGACAACAAATGGAG TGAAAGGAAGATGGAAGGAGATGATGGGTTGAGGACTGTGGAGTGCTTGAGAGGAAGGCTTCTTGCAGAGAGACAAGCTTCAAGGACTGCAAAAGAAGATGCTGAACTAATGGGCAATAAG CTGATAGAACTAGAAAACAAACTCAAAGAAGAGACCGAATTAAGGAATAAAGCTGAGAAGAGGCTCAAGTTGTTGAAGAAGAAGCTTGAATCACTGAAAAAATTGCCTAGTTTGGAAGAATCAGAGCAGTCAAGTTCATCCGAGAACTGTGCAGTTTCTAGTGTTTCATCTACAAGTACTTCAGGTGCTAAAGACCCAGAAGAATCTGCTTCCAAGTCTCAAAACGCAGTTCCAGAAATCTCAAAAAATGTGGAGGAAAATGCATCAGATACCACGACATCTATCAAAAGCCTTCAAATTCCTTTCAGTGAAGAAAATGCAACTTCTCCAGGGACTGCTCAATCTGATTCAAAAGATTCTTCACATAAGAAGTCCAGTGGTACATCAAGTTCAAACCCTGAAGATCCAAAGATTGGGGATACAAG TTCTTCAAGCTTGAAAGCTTCAACAATGGAGATCGATATGAAGGGAAGAAATGAGAATTATGAGGATGATGATTATGTTGATAACTCAATGGCATTGGTTCCTCTGAAGCTACCAGAAACCAAGCTGGCCCCTGAGATAAAGATAGTCAGCAAAAGTATAGGTGAAGTTCTTGATACTCTAAGGCATGCCAGGGAAAGAATTCAGAACTCAATGGAAAGAAGACAAATGATTAGAGTTGGGCCATCTTGA